In one window of Candidatus Paceibacterota bacterium DNA:
- the rplU gene encoding 50S ribosomal protein L21, giving the protein MKLAIIKTGGKQYIATEGSSFRVEKLEGNAGDKISFAEVLLVSEDDKSTLGTPTVAGKTVEAEIVEQGRADKVIVMKYMAKSRYKKKNGHRQPYTKVKITSIK; this is encoded by the coding sequence ATGAAATTGGCTATTATCAAGACAGGGGGCAAGCAATATATCGCTACTGAAGGCTCTAGTTTCCGCGTTGAGAAGCTTGAGGGCAATGCGGGAGATAAAATCAGCTTCGCTGAAGTGCTTTTGGTATCAGAAGACGACAAATCAACGCTCGGCACGCCGACGGTAGCGGGCAAGACTGTAGAGGCAGAGATTGTCGAACAGGGGAGAGCCGACAAGGTTATCGTCATGAAGTATATGGCCAAGTCAAGGTACAAGAAGAAAAACGGCCATCGCCAACCGTACACCAAAGTCAAAATCACTTCGATAAAATAA
- the greA gene encoding transcription elongation factor GreA has protein sequence MSNDYLTKEKFAELSAELERLRTTGRQEVAGRLEYAKSLGDLSENAEYQEAREAFTDLEERIAKIEDVLKQAVIVKEKHGTTVDIGSKVVVKKNGGVAVEYSIVGSEEAEPKDGKISNESPIGAAMIGKKAGDTFIVKTPSGQTASYSIVEIK, from the coding sequence ATGTCAAACGACTATCTAACAAAAGAGAAATTTGCCGAGCTTTCGGCAGAGCTTGAACGTTTAAGAACGACCGGACGGCAGGAGGTTGCCGGACGTCTCGAATACGCAAAATCCCTTGGAGACTTGTCGGAAAATGCGGAATATCAAGAGGCCAGGGAGGCTTTTACTGATCTTGAAGAACGTATTGCCAAGATCGAGGATGTTCTGAAACAAGCAGTGATAGTTAAAGAGAAGCACGGCACAACAGTAGATATCGGATCGAAGGTTGTGGTTAAAAAGAACGGCGGTGTAGCCGTGGAATACAGTATCGTCGGCTCGGAAGAGGCCGAGCCTAAAGATGGCAAGATATCGAACGAATCTCCTATTGGAGCGGCGATGATAGGCAAGAAAGCGGGTGATACATTTATCGTAAAAACCCCATCGGGCCAGACAGCATCATATTCTATTGTAGAAATAAAGTAG
- the dnaB gene encoding replicative DNA helicase, translating to MSERGQFIKKVRLPPQNNEAEQALLGSIMLSPSILEEIMTIVTPRSFYSEKHRVVYDVCVELFQKGSPVDLLSVSTRLTERQLIDRVGGASFLTELVNVVPSASNAEYYAKIVQKKSTLRELIDTADYISSLGYNEEEDLDIVLDKAEKKIFEIANLSPKQKFVSIKSTLSEAWDRIEKLHEHTGELRGTPTGFPELDSKLAGLQNSDLIILAARPSMGKTSLAMDIARQAATKHNITVGIFSLEMSSQQLVDRMLAAESYVDSWHLRTGKLSRDEDFAKIRDALDKLSRAPIFIDDAPDSSIINMRATARRLKAEHNLGLIVVDYLQLMATSKSYDSLVQQVTEISRSLKGLARELNVPVLALSQLSRAVEARGGEPRLSDLRDSGSIEQDADVVMFIHREDKYDKESTRPNVAKIIIAKHRNGPTGEAELYFDEKRVSFVSIDKSGNAGGDGFGGF from the coding sequence ATGTCAGAGCGCGGGCAATTTATAAAAAAGGTCAGACTTCCTCCTCAAAACAATGAGGCTGAACAGGCGCTCCTTGGTTCTATTATGCTTAGTCCCTCGATACTCGAGGAGATAATGACGATAGTAACACCGCGATCCTTTTATTCAGAGAAGCATCGAGTCGTTTACGATGTGTGCGTAGAACTATTCCAGAAAGGCAGTCCCGTCGACCTCCTCTCTGTCTCAACTCGCCTAACAGAGCGGCAACTAATCGATCGCGTCGGAGGCGCCTCATTCCTGACCGAGTTGGTTAACGTTGTACCGTCCGCTTCCAATGCGGAATATTATGCCAAAATAGTTCAGAAAAAATCCACACTGCGCGAACTTATCGACACCGCCGATTATATTTCTTCACTAGGATATAATGAAGAAGAGGACTTGGATATTGTACTGGATAAAGCCGAGAAAAAAATATTTGAAATCGCGAACCTATCGCCTAAACAGAAATTCGTTAGCATCAAGTCAACACTTTCTGAAGCATGGGATAGAATAGAAAAATTGCACGAACATACAGGAGAATTACGCGGAACGCCTACCGGCTTCCCCGAACTTGATAGTAAACTTGCGGGACTCCAAAACTCGGACCTGATCATTCTCGCGGCACGACCCTCGATGGGTAAAACCTCCCTAGCAATGGATATCGCCCGCCAGGCGGCAACTAAGCATAATATCACGGTCGGCATCTTCTCTCTCGAAATGAGCTCTCAACAGCTTGTAGACCGTATGCTTGCGGCGGAATCGTACGTAGATTCTTGGCATTTGCGTACCGGTAAATTATCCCGAGATGAAGATTTCGCCAAAATCCGTGACGCACTTGATAAACTATCGCGTGCGCCGATATTCATCGATGACGCACCGGATTCGAGTATAATTAATATGCGGGCAACCGCACGCCGGCTCAAGGCAGAGCACAATCTGGGGCTTATAGTCGTTGATTACCTCCAGCTTATGGCGACAAGCAAAAGCTATGATTCATTAGTACAACAGGTAACCGAAATCTCGCGCTCGTTAAAGGGCCTCGCCCGTGAATTGAATGTTCCCGTGCTTGCACTTTCCCAGCTCTCGCGCGCCGTTGAGGCGCGCGGCGGAGAACCGCGCCTGTCCGACCTCCGCGACTCCGGCTCTATCGAGCAGGACGCGGACGTCGTAATGTTCATCCATCGCGAGGATAAGTATGATAAAGAGTCAACGCGCCCGAATGTCGCCAAGATTATCATCGCCAAGCACCGTAACGGCCCGACCGGCGAGGCCGAGCTCTACTTCGACGAGAAGCGCGTTAGCTTCGTCAGTATCGACAAGTCAGGTAACGCCGGCGGCGATGGCTTTGGGGGGTTTTAA
- the rsmH gene encoding 16S rRNA (cytosine(1402)-N(4))-methyltransferase RsmH codes for MSQFKDNSEHIPVLLQETIDGLNLKLGQTVVDATLGRGGHTCEISKKIGTSGWLIGLDADEQNVNDVKDFLGALECKTTLKIGNFRDIKNTLEIVGTKPGEVDRFLFDLGLNSVQLESSGRGFSFQINEPLVMTLERNPGENVLTARVIVNEWSEESLEAILRGFGGEQFSGRIARVIVEERKHKKILTTFDLVEIIEKAVPEFYKHRKIHFATKTFQALRIAVNDEFGSVVIALGSAWDYLAPSGRIAVITFHDGEDRIVKKKFIDFKKRGGVIITKKVIAPTQTEVKKNPRARSAKLRIIEKVS; via the coding sequence ATGAGCCAGTTTAAAGATAACTCAGAACACATTCCGGTTCTTTTACAAGAAACAATAGACGGCCTTAACCTTAAACTGGGACAGACTGTTGTAGACGCAACGCTCGGCAGAGGCGGACATACGTGCGAAATCAGCAAGAAGATCGGTACTAGCGGCTGGCTTATCGGCCTAGATGCGGACGAACAGAATGTGAACGACGTAAAAGATTTTCTCGGCGCTCTCGAATGTAAAACAACACTCAAAATTGGCAATTTCAGGGACATTAAGAACACGCTTGAAATAGTCGGCACTAAACCTGGTGAGGTAGATAGATTTCTCTTTGATCTGGGACTTAACTCTGTTCAGCTCGAATCATCCGGACGAGGATTCTCTTTCCAAATCAACGAGCCGCTTGTTATGACCCTAGAGAGGAACCCCGGAGAAAATGTACTAACTGCACGGGTTATCGTTAACGAATGGTCCGAAGAGTCTCTCGAGGCAATTTTGCGCGGATTTGGCGGAGAGCAGTTCTCGGGCAGGATAGCGAGGGTTATTGTAGAAGAAAGGAAGCACAAAAAAATACTTACTACGTTCGATCTGGTCGAGATTATAGAAAAGGCCGTTCCGGAATTCTATAAGCATCGCAAAATCCATTTCGCAACCAAGACATTCCAGGCTCTACGCATTGCCGTTAACGACGAATTTGGTTCTGTTGTAATCGCACTCGGCTCCGCATGGGATTACTTAGCTCCGTCTGGCCGAATAGCAGTCATTACATTCCATGACGGCGAAGACAGAATAGTCAAAAAGAAGTTCATTGATTTTAAAAAGCGGGGTGGGGTAATAATCACGAAGAAAGTCATAGCGCCAACGCAGACAGAAGTCAAAAAAAACCCCAGAGCCAGAAGCGCAAAATTAAGGATTATAGAAAAAGTATCGTGA
- the murF gene encoding UDP-N-acetylmuramoyl-tripeptide--D-alanyl-D-alanine ligase, with the protein MFKSIIKKIILSILRKEAELVLVKYKPRIVGVTGNVGKTSTKDAIHAVLATAYRVRKSKKSLNSEFGVPLTILGLDSGWGNLFSWLYNLAYGLVIIIFPHEYPEWLILELGADRPGDIKSLASWLPLDIAVVTSVGEVPVHIEFFKTKEALAKEKSQIKNGLIATGTLVLNTDDPLVFAMGVTAEGTHSHKTVTYGFEEEADIRASNDRILYETNNGKEFPEGISFKLDMDGKSVPVRIKGIFGKHHIYAALAAVAVGHTLKINLVTMLEALQDYEKAPGRLRLIEGEKDTIILDDTYNASPLATEKALDSLNELKVAGKKIAVIGDMLELGEHTVQAHEKIGRKVAKICDLLVTAGQRAKFIADGAREAGLDPDKIQSFDTAEEAGKYIEPIIKSGDLILVKGSQGVRMERVVKEIMAFPEEAEKLLVRQEKEWLNRV; encoded by the coding sequence ATGTTCAAAAGTATCATCAAGAAAATTATCTTAAGTATTCTGCGCAAAGAGGCGGAGCTAGTATTGGTGAAATACAAACCGCGCATTGTCGGTGTTACGGGTAACGTTGGCAAGACTTCCACTAAAGACGCGATACACGCGGTGCTAGCGACTGCCTATAGAGTACGTAAAAGCAAAAAGAGTCTAAATAGCGAGTTTGGCGTTCCCCTCACTATTCTCGGTCTTGATTCAGGCTGGGGCAACCTCTTTAGCTGGCTTTATAATTTGGCTTATGGCTTGGTCATTATAATTTTCCCGCACGAATATCCCGAGTGGCTTATCCTCGAGCTTGGTGCCGATAGGCCCGGTGACATTAAGTCTCTAGCCAGCTGGCTGCCACTCGACATTGCCGTCGTGACAAGCGTGGGCGAAGTGCCGGTGCATATCGAATTTTTTAAAACAAAGGAAGCTCTGGCCAAGGAGAAATCCCAAATTAAGAACGGCCTGATAGCAACCGGGACACTGGTCCTAAATACAGATGATCCGCTCGTGTTCGCAATGGGGGTCACGGCGGAAGGCACGCATTCTCATAAAACCGTCACTTATGGCTTCGAAGAAGAAGCCGATATTCGTGCATCCAACGACAGAATACTGTACGAAACCAACAACGGCAAAGAATTCCCAGAAGGCATCAGCTTCAAGCTCGATATGGATGGCAAGAGCGTACCCGTGCGCATCAAAGGTATCTTCGGTAAGCACCATATTTATGCCGCGCTAGCCGCTGTCGCCGTCGGCCACACGCTTAAAATTAATCTGGTAACCATGCTTGAGGCTCTGCAGGACTACGAAAAGGCACCCGGCCGTCTGCGCCTTATAGAAGGGGAGAAAGATACTATAATTCTGGACGATACCTATAATGCTTCGCCATTGGCTACCGAGAAGGCGCTGGATAGTTTGAACGAGCTTAAGGTTGCAGGCAAAAAGATTGCTGTCATTGGCGACATGCTCGAGCTTGGTGAACATACTGTTCAAGCACACGAGAAGATAGGTAGGAAAGTTGCCAAGATCTGTGACCTGCTTGTGACGGCCGGCCAGCGCGCCAAATTCATCGCCGACGGCGCTCGCGAGGCGGGTCTAGATCCCGATAAGATTCAGTCATTCGACACTGCCGAAGAAGCGGGGAAGTATATAGAGCCGATAATAAAATCAGGTGATCTGATACTGGTAAAAGGCTCGCAAGGCGTCCGCATGGAGAGGGTGGTGAAAGAAATAATGGCCTTTCCCGAAGAAGCCGAAAAACTGCTTGTCAGACAAGAAAAAGAATGGTTAAATAGGGTCTAA
- a CDS encoding toprim domain-containing protein — MSESVQKLTELFSKFPGIGPRQARRFVYHLLEETESSRGFLAQKILSLKSEMMRCSKCKRFFSVGDAPHQNLCPLCADTARDSSLLMVVARDVDLESVEKTKQYSGNYFVLGGQLKILDKNPESRIRIIELEALLHKSPDIKEIIIAMNANTEGDYTADYVRQKLTESFPTRDLKITVLGRGLSTGTELEYSDSETITYALKNRF, encoded by the coding sequence ATGTCAGAATCAGTACAAAAACTTACCGAGTTATTTAGCAAGTTTCCGGGTATCGGCCCGAGACAAGCTCGGCGCTTTGTCTATCACCTGCTTGAAGAGACAGAGTCTTCACGAGGTTTTCTCGCTCAAAAAATCCTGTCGCTAAAAAGCGAGATGATGCGGTGTTCAAAATGTAAAAGATTCTTTAGCGTCGGTGATGCTCCTCATCAGAATCTTTGCCCGTTATGCGCAGACACGGCTCGCGACAGTTCCCTACTCATGGTCGTAGCCCGCGATGTAGACCTCGAAAGTGTCGAGAAAACAAAACAATATAGCGGTAACTATTTCGTTCTGGGTGGCCAGCTTAAAATCTTAGACAAAAATCCTGAATCCAGAATCAGAATCATTGAGCTCGAGGCACTACTGCACAAGTCTCCCGATATAAAAGAAATAATAATAGCAATGAACGCCAATACCGAAGGCGATTATACTGCCGACTATGTGCGCCAAAAGCTGACGGAGTCCTTCCCCACCCGCGATCTCAAGATTACCGTCCTAGGCCGCGGTCTTTCGACAGGCACGGAATTAGAATATTCTGATTCTGAAACGATTACCTACGCACTTAAAAACCGCTTCTAG
- the cysS gene encoding cysteine--tRNA ligase gives MDIVFTNTLSRQKEIFKPIRENEAGVYYCGPTVYWTQHIGNLRGATCADLIVRVLRYNNYNLNFVRNYTDVGHLTGDNIGDADTGEDRMEKAARREDKSPDEIARTYIERYEQDTKELDLLEPTHKPRATEHVQEMIEIVRTLLKKGFAYETDLAVYFDVSKAHDYTRLSGQDLDMNRPGAGTGDTEDPNKKHPFDFAIWFFAAGAHANALQTWPSPFHSVLVKDGTGFPGWHIECSAMSKKYLGPTFDIHIGGIEHIPVHHTNEIAQSESANGVRYVNYWLHNEHLLVDNKKMAKTEGTAYSLNEVIEKGFSPLSLRYLFLTAHYRSSQNFTWEALGQAETAYKKLLGFIEEHRSDELGSIIESYEQSFHTAINDDVNIPKALAVMWTMIRDQKQKSGDIVATLYQFDKALGLRLAYTQEDMPEISQELADLLAQRNTARENKDWIKADELRNKIESQGYIIKDTDKGSKLIKR, from the coding sequence ATGGATATAGTTTTTACCAATACCCTATCTAGGCAAAAAGAGATTTTTAAGCCCATTCGTGAGAACGAGGCGGGTGTTTATTACTGCGGGCCGACGGTTTACTGGACGCAACATATCGGCAATCTGCGAGGCGCAACCTGCGCGGATTTGATTGTGCGCGTTCTTAGATATAACAATTACAATCTTAATTTCGTTCGTAATTATACCGACGTCGGACATTTAACAGGAGACAATATTGGCGATGCCGACACTGGCGAAGACCGCATGGAGAAAGCGGCGAGACGCGAGGACAAGTCACCCGACGAGATCGCTAGAACATACATAGAAAGATATGAACAAGATACTAAAGAGCTCGATTTATTGGAGCCGACTCATAAACCGCGTGCAACAGAACATGTTCAGGAGATGATAGAAATAGTAAGGACTTTACTGAAAAAAGGCTTCGCCTACGAGACTGATCTAGCGGTCTATTTCGATGTTTCCAAAGCTCATGACTATACTCGCCTATCCGGTCAGGATTTAGATATGAACAGGCCTGGCGCCGGCACGGGTGATACGGAAGATCCAAACAAGAAACATCCCTTCGACTTCGCTATATGGTTCTTCGCCGCGGGCGCGCATGCAAACGCTCTGCAAACTTGGCCATCCCCCTTTCATTCAGTTTTGGTCAAGGACGGTACAGGTTTCCCCGGCTGGCACATAGAATGTTCGGCTATGAGTAAAAAGTACCTCGGCCCGACATTCGACATCCACATCGGCGGGATAGAACATATACCGGTGCACCACACCAACGAAATCGCCCAGAGCGAATCGGCGAACGGAGTGCGCTATGTTAACTATTGGCTTCACAATGAGCACCTTCTGGTCGATAACAAGAAGATGGCTAAGACAGAAGGTACTGCATATAGTTTGAATGAGGTTATAGAAAAAGGCTTTTCTCCCCTCTCGCTCCGATATCTATTCTTGACCGCGCACTATCGTTCTTCGCAAAATTTTACTTGGGAGGCGCTCGGGCAGGCGGAGACAGCGTATAAAAAACTTCTGGGTTTTATCGAAGAACACAGATCAGACGAGCTGGGATCTATTATAGAATCATATGAACAATCATTTCACACTGCGATCAATGACGATGTAAACATCCCGAAGGCGCTGGCGGTAATGTGGACAATGATTCGAGACCAGAAGCAGAAATCTGGAGATATAGTCGCTACTTTATATCAATTTGACAAAGCATTAGGGTTAAGACTTGCTTATACACAGGAAGATATGCCCGAAATTTCGCAGGAGCTTGCCGATTTACTAGCCCAGCGTAACACTGCGAGGGAAAATAAGGATTGGATTAAGGCCGACGAACTGCGCAATAAAATAGAGTCACAAGGATACATAATTAAAGACACTGACAAGGGGTCAAAGTTGATTAAACGGTGA
- a CDS encoding penicillin-binding protein 2 codes for MRVRLLSLIVVVVAAVCVARLAYIQVLNGAEFAEVANRQYAHSETAEFSRGNIYFKEKTGGRVSAATLKDTYFVAVNPALLMNAVEVYTRLKSNLTTDEQTFLARATKKDDTYEVIEKNIDQKNADNISALKIKGVTIYTEKKRYYPGGRLGSGFLGFVGLSKDTGDTVSGRAGLESYFDDILVRHAGGLYVNFFAEVFSNLSSAMSAGGNQLDGDIVTTVEPTVERQLEDTLATTEKTWHADQIGGIILDPMTGKIVAMAGYPDYDPNEFNAVKDPRAFQNPNVENMYEMGSTMKPLAMAAAIDSGVLTPDTMYTDTGSIILDKKKISNYDGKARGRIYMQEVLNQSLNVGMVFVEQKTGNATFAKYMKGYGFGEKTGIELPNEASGLIANLSSNRDVNYATAAFGQGIAVTPIQMATALASLANGGRFVAPHILDRIEYRLGIVDKTDFSQGVQILKPETSTAITKMLVTVVDKALVNGKAKMEHYSIAAKTGTAQMVNPATKEYYDDRYLHSFFGYFPAYNPRFLIFLFHTYPKGAQYASATLTDPFMSLTKFLINYYNIPPDR; via the coding sequence ATGCGTGTACGACTCCTCTCACTAATTGTCGTTGTGGTTGCGGCAGTATGTGTCGCCAGACTTGCGTATATTCAAGTATTGAACGGCGCTGAATTCGCGGAGGTTGCCAATCGTCAATATGCTCATTCGGAAACCGCCGAATTTTCACGCGGGAATATTTACTTTAAAGAAAAGACCGGGGGGCGAGTATCGGCGGCGACACTCAAGGACACCTACTTCGTTGCGGTGAATCCGGCACTATTAATGAATGCCGTGGAAGTCTACACTAGGCTCAAGAGCAATCTGACGACGGACGAACAGACATTTCTTGCCCGCGCGACAAAAAAGGACGATACCTACGAAGTAATCGAAAAAAATATAGACCAGAAGAATGCCGACAACATTTCGGCACTAAAGATAAAGGGTGTTACTATTTATACGGAAAAAAAGCGCTACTATCCCGGGGGGAGGCTCGGTTCTGGCTTCCTTGGGTTTGTCGGATTATCGAAGGATACGGGGGATACGGTATCCGGTAGAGCCGGGCTCGAATCCTACTTCGACGACATTCTTGTTCGGCACGCAGGTGGCTTATATGTGAATTTTTTCGCCGAAGTATTCTCTAATCTAAGTTCCGCGATGTCTGCTGGCGGGAATCAGCTAGACGGTGATATTGTAACGACGGTTGAACCGACAGTAGAGAGGCAACTGGAAGATACACTCGCTACGACGGAAAAAACGTGGCATGCCGATCAGATAGGAGGAATAATTCTTGACCCAATGACTGGCAAGATCGTTGCCATGGCTGGATATCCAGATTATGACCCTAACGAGTTCAATGCGGTCAAAGATCCGCGCGCCTTCCAGAATCCGAATGTCGAAAATATGTATGAGATGGGTTCGACAATGAAGCCTCTTGCAATGGCTGCGGCGATTGATTCCGGCGTGCTTACTCCCGACACGATGTACACCGACACCGGCTCAATTATTCTCGATAAAAAGAAGATAAGCAATTACGACGGCAAGGCGCGAGGTCGGATATATATGCAGGAAGTTTTGAATCAATCATTGAACGTCGGCATGGTCTTCGTGGAGCAGAAAACAGGCAACGCCACTTTTGCGAAGTATATGAAAGGTTATGGATTTGGCGAGAAGACCGGTATAGAATTGCCGAATGAAGCGAGCGGCCTGATTGCTAATCTCTCAAGTAATCGAGATGTTAATTATGCCACAGCGGCCTTCGGGCAGGGGATAGCTGTCACACCAATCCAGATGGCCACTGCGCTCGCCTCGCTTGCGAATGGCGGCAGGTTCGTTGCACCGCACATATTGGACAGAATAGAATATCGTCTGGGCATAGTAGATAAGACAGACTTTAGTCAGGGTGTACAAATACTGAAGCCCGAAACCTCAACTGCAATTACCAAAATGCTCGTAACCGTAGTCGACAAAGCTCTCGTAAACGGCAAAGCCAAGATGGAACACTACAGTATCGCGGCCAAGACCGGCACGGCGCAGATGGTCAATCCGGCTACAAAAGAGTATTATGATGACAGATACCTCCACTCGTTCTTTGGCTACTTCCCGGCATACAATCCCAGATTCCTGATATTCCTGTTCCATACCTACCCCAAGGGGGCGCAGTATGCTTCCGCCACCTTGACCGACCCGTTTATGAGTCTTACAAAGTTTTTGATAAACTATTACAATATTCCACCGGACAGATAA
- a CDS encoding magnesium transporter CorA family protein, whose translation MITSYDMHGTTWVDLEKPSKDELFGLKEAYNIHPIVLNELSEPSLRTKVDLYPNYAYMIFRFPSLLSNGDIHDTEEHEVDFIVGKNFLITAHYESIEPIYTMGKYLETGAMLNKDRQIEHAGFLFYAIMKRLYQASEDDLIHLRHHIKDTEEAIFAGNEQKMVEEISKLNRVLINFWWCTRTHDQLLSSFEIVARNFWGESFHYYLHSLSGEFSKIDKMIDGYKEVVIGLRDTNDSLLTTKTNQTMKVLSMAAATILPISAIASIFGMNVQHMPFVELKYGFWAVILLMVLLSVAGMAYFRFKKWI comes from the coding sequence ATGATTACCAGCTATGACATGCACGGTACCACCTGGGTAGACCTCGAGAAGCCGTCCAAGGATGAATTGTTCGGGCTTAAAGAAGCTTACAATATCCACCCCATTGTATTGAACGAACTCAGTGAACCGTCTCTGCGCACAAAAGTTGATCTATATCCGAATTACGCCTATATGATCTTCCGCTTCCCTTCTCTCTTGAGTAATGGGGATATCCACGACACGGAGGAGCATGAAGTTGACTTCATCGTCGGCAAGAATTTTTTGATAACGGCGCATTATGAATCGATAGAGCCGATTTACACAATGGGCAAATATCTGGAGACCGGCGCAATGCTAAACAAAGACAGGCAAATCGAACATGCCGGCTTTTTATTCTACGCAATAATGAAGCGCCTTTATCAAGCATCAGAAGATGACTTAATACACCTGCGCCATCATATTAAAGACACCGAGGAAGCAATTTTCGCCGGCAATGAACAGAAGATGGTGGAGGAAATTTCCAAGTTAAATAGAGTACTTATCAACTTCTGGTGGTGTACGCGAACGCACGATCAATTACTTTCTTCATTCGAAATCGTCGCCAGGAATTTCTGGGGAGAGTCTTTCCACTACTATCTTCATTCGTTATCCGGGGAGTTTTCTAAAATAGACAAAATGATAGATGGTTATAAAGAAGTCGTCATCGGCCTGCGCGACACGAACGACTCACTTCTGACGACAAAAACTAATCAGACGATGAAGGTGCTCTCGATGGCGGCGGCCACTATCCTACCCATATCGGCGATAGCATCGATATTCGGGATGAATGTCCAGCATATGCCGTTCGTCGAACTTAAGTACGGGTTCTGGGCAGTCATTCTGCTTATGGTTTTGCTTTCTGTCGCCGGTATGGCATACTTCAGGTTCAAGAAATGGATATAG
- the mraZ gene encoding division/cell wall cluster transcriptional repressor MraZ, producing MLIGEYHHTIDEKKRISLPAKFRKELGKTVVITYGLDKCLFVYPMSQWKTVAEKLAAPSIGQVNARDFNRFMFSGAVETAVDTIGRILIPDFLKLHAGLKINAIVTGVYSRVEIWDEEIWTTYKQGIQGKVAGLAQQLSDIGAI from the coding sequence ATGCTCATTGGCGAGTATCATCACACGATAGATGAAAAAAAGCGCATCTCGCTGCCGGCAAAGTTCCGGAAGGAATTGGGCAAGACCGTTGTGATTACCTACGGGTTGGATAAATGTCTCTTCGTTTACCCCATGAGCCAATGGAAGACTGTTGCCGAGAAATTGGCGGCCCCTTCCATCGGACAGGTAAATGCAAGAGACTTCAACCGCTTTATGTTTTCGGGCGCAGTGGAGACAGCAGTGGATACTATCGGACGCATTCTGATTCCTGATTTTTTGAAACTGCATGCCGGTCTCAAAATAAACGCGATAGTCACGGGAGTATATTCACGGGTAGAAATCTGGGATGAAGAAATCTGGACGACCTACAAGCAGGGGATTCAAGGCAAAGTAGCCGGTCTGGCGCAGCAGCTTTCAGATATTGGTGCAATATGA